AGTCGACCCTGCGTGACGTCGAACTGGTCGACGCCCGCCTCGGCGGAACGCAGCTGCACGGCTCCGTACTGGAGCGCGTCCTGATCCGCGGCGGCAAGATCGACTACCTGAACCTGCGTACGGCCCGCCTCAGAGATGTCGTCTTCCAGGGCTGCGTCCTGGTCGAACCGGACTTCGGGGGTGCCCGCCTGGAGCGCGTGGAGTTCGTCGACTGCACCCTGAAGGGCGCGGACCTCACGGCGGCGACCCTCACGGACGTCGACCTGCGAGGGGCCGCTTCGCTGGAGATCGCGCGGGGGGTGGACCGGCTGGCGGGGGCGGTGATCAGTCCGGTGCAACTGATGGATCTGGCACCGGTGTTGGCGGCCGAGATGGGGATTCGGGTGGAGGGCTGAGGGCTGTTCAAAAGCACGGTGGGCCGGGACGCCATGGCGGCGGTTCGCCCCGGCCAACACGGTGGTCTCACCCGTAACAAAAACGCTCTGTTCTGCGCTGCCTTGAGAAGAGAAGCGTTCGAGTCTTGACAACCCATCAGGGCCATTCGGAGGATTGGCTTCCGCTTATCGGTCCGAGGGGATGAGCGGTTCGGGCGGGAAGTTTCCGGCCCTACCGCTTGGCGCCCTGCTCGCCGCCGGTCCGCCCGACCCGCCACGGAGATCGGCATCTGCCGGTCCGTTTTTCGTAGCGGCCACACGGCACCTGGCACCGTTTTTCGCACCACGCACGGTCCGACCGCAACCAGGCGCTCAAGAACCGGGAGACGGGATGGCACCACCGAGACGAAGACGCCGGCGGCGTAGGTCATTGTTGGCCTCACTGCTCTTACTCACCCTGATCCCGTGCACGGCGTTGGCCGCCGTCTGGGGCGGGAACACGGTCCAGACGCTCTCCGAGGGGCTCGATCTGCGCGAGCAGGCCCGTCTCGGCCGCAGTACAGATCCTCGATTGAACGACGTACGTACCCAGCTCGAGACGGAACTCCGCAAGAGCGCTGCCTGGCTGAACGACCCGGCCGCCTCCCCGACGGAGCTGCGAGCCGAGCGGACCGCCACCGACGCGTCCATCAAGTCGCTCCGCGACCTGCGTCATCGCATCGCCGACGCCCCCGCCCACGTGCGGACGTCCCTGATGCCCTTCCTCGATGCCCTGGAGCAGTTTCCGCTGCGCGGGCTGCGCCAGCAGATCGACAATCGAACCATCAGCGACATCGAGGCGATCCAGAAGTACCAGTCGCTCATCGCCCTCGAGATCGCTTCGGCGTTCAGCGCGTGGCAGGTCCCGCAGGGCTCACTGGTTTCGGACTCCCAGCCTCTGTCGATGCTGATCAAGATCGAACAGGCCATCCAGCTGGAGGACGCGGTGGTGTCCGGGGCGCTGCCCTCTGGCCAGATGAGCCCGGCCCAGCGGGTCGCGTTCATGGCCCCGCTGGGCCTGCAGCGTTCGCTGATGGTCGACGTGGGCTATATCCAGTCGCCCGCCGACCGCGCCGCGCTGGCGAAGATCACTCAAAGCGCCGAATGGCAGAACCTGGTCAAGGCGGAGAACTACCTCATCGCGGCGCCCGTCAACTCCCGCAGTGGTGTGCCGCTGTCGGAGATCTCCCGTCTGTGGCGTCCCGCACTCGACCGTGTGGAAAGCCAGTTCAAGGACATGATCGATGCCAGCATCCAGCAGCTGCTGTCGAGGCAGGCGGACACCGCGAACAGTTCGCTGCTCCACGAAGGCCTCCTCAGCCTCTTCGGGCTCCTCGCCGTGCTCTTCTCGGCCGTGCTGGCCTGGCGTGTGTCGTCTTCCCTGCTGCACCGGATGGCCGGATTGCGCACGGCCACCTTGGAGCTGGCCGACAACCGACTGCCGGACCTGGTGTCCCGCCTCAACCGCGGAGAAACGGTGGACGTCGAGGCCGAGGCCGCGGCGCTTGAACTCGACTACGGGACCGACCAGGTCGGTCAGGTCGCCCAGGCGTTCAACGCGGTGCAGCGTACCGGCATCCGCAGCGCGGTCGACCTGGTCGATGCCCGCCGCGGTTTCCAGAACGCGATCCTGATCATCGCTCGCCGCACGCAGAACCTGGTGGACCGCCAACTCGAGCTGCTGGACAGGTTCGAGCGCAAGCACCAGGAGCCCGACGTCCTCGAAGACCTGTACCAACTTGATTCCCAGGCCAGCCAGTTGCGCCGGTACGAGGAAAACCTGTTGATCATCAGCGGTGACCGGTCGAGCCGCCGTTCGGTCGAGCCCGTGCCGCTGCCGGACGTGGTCCGTAGCGCCGCGGGCGAGGTCTCCGAGTATCAGCGCGTCACCGTGACCGCTGACGACGAGGTGAACCTCGTGGGCACCGCGGTCGCCGACGTCGTCCACCTGGTGGCCGAACTCGTGGAGAACGCCGTCAAGTTCTCGCCGTCCATCTGCCCCGTGATCGTCAGAGCGGGTTCTGTGGGCAAGGGCGCCGCAGTCGAGATCGAGGACCGCGGTATCGGCATGACCGAGCGGGAGTACGCGGCGGCCAACCGGCGGTTGGCCGAACCGCCATCGTTCGACCTGCTCGCCCTGGGCGACGACAGCCGGCTCGGTATGTTCGTCATCGCCTGGCTGGTCAACCGGCGCGGACTGCGGGTCACGTTGCGGCCGTCGGCGTTCGGTGGCACGTCCGCGGTGGTCGTCATCCCCGAGGCCCTGCTCGTCCGCGACGCGGCACACGAGGGCGCCCAGCCGGATATCCCGGCGCTGAGGGATGTCACCGCCGTACGCCCCACTCCTTCACCGGAGCCGGCCGACGCCGCGGGCAGGCGCACCCAGCCCCGGTCGGTCGTTCCGCCGACCCCCTTGTACAGCACCATGGCGAACGGGGACGGGGACGGGGACGGGAGCGGGAACGGGAACGGGGACGGGAAGGGGAACGGGGACGGGGACGGGAGCGGGAACGGGGACGGGGACGGGAACGAACAGGTTCCGGTGGGTGAGCAACTGCCCGATGCGTTGCCACCGCTGCCGAACCGTACCCCTCAGGCCAGCCTGGCTCAGGAGTTGCGCCATGCCCCCGATTCCGCGGTGGCGTCCGACCCGTCCGGCGGGCAGGTCACCACAGCGGAGCGCAGCGCCCGGACCATGTCGGCGTTCCAGAGCGGCACCGCACGGTCACGGCACCGAAAAGAGTGAGCCAGAGCAGGCATACCGCCCAGGGACCTTTCACGTCTGCCGCCTCGCTGATTCCCTATCACCGGAGTTGACATCCCATGGCTAGAAATTCGGCGCCCTCGACCGACGCCCCGATGGACCTGCTGCTGACCGGCCTGGTCCAGCGTGTCGCGAACGTTCGCCACGCCGTCGTCTTCTCCGACGACGGACTGGTCGTCAGCAGGTCCACCTCCATCGGCAGGGAAGAGGCCGAACGCCTCGCGGCCACTTCCTCGGGCCTGATGAGCCTGGGGCGCGGTATCTGCGCCGAGTTCGACGGCGGAGCGGTGCTCCAGGCGCTGATCGAGATGCGAGAGGGCTATCTGGTCCTCAGCAGCGCCGGCGCCGGCGCCCACCTGGCCGTCATCGCCACAGCGAACGCCGACGTCGGTGTGGTCGCCTTCGAGATGAACACGCTCGCCGACAGCATCAGCGAACTCTTCGGCGTCGCGCCCCGCTTCCCACAGGCCACGACTGATCCCAGCCGTTCCCCCGAGAATCCATGAGGGACGGTCCCGGCGCAGGCTCCGGAGGCCCGGTAGGTGGCCGCCTCGTCCGGTTGTTCACCCTCACCGGGGGGCGCACCCAGCCAACCCGGGACGTCTTCACACTGATCACCCTCGTCACCGCGGTGGAACAGTCGGCCCACCCGGTCGGCCGGGCCCTCCAGGCCGAACACTTGCGCATCCTGCGTCTGTGCCCCAGGCCGGTGGCCGTCGTCGAACTCGCCGCCCAACTAGACCTTCCCGTTTCCGTACTCACGATCATGCTCTGCGACCTGCTGGAAGTGGGCCTGATCACCGCTCGACCACCCGTCCAGGCAGCTGCGGCCTCGAACGGCAGCCCGGGAATCGCCCTACTGCAGAGAGTGAGGGACGGCCTTGCCCGGCTCTGACACCACCCCCGACGCAGTCAAGATCCTCATCTCCGGAGGTTTCGGCGTAGGCAAAACCACCATGGTCACCGCCATCAGCGAGATCGTGCCGATGCGCACCGAGGAGGAACTGACCGTCATCAGCCCGGGAGTGGACGACCTCACCGGCGTCGAACGGAAGTCGACCACCACGGTGGCTCTGGACTTCGGCCGCATCACACTCACCTCCGAACTGGTCCTCTACCTCTTCGGCACTCCTGGCCAGCAGCGGTTCTGGTTCATGTGGAACGACCTCGCCGTCGGAGCTCTGGGCGGCGTGGTGCTGGTCGACACGCGACGCCTCCAGACCAGCTTCGCCGCGATCGACTTCTTCGAGAAGCGCGGCATCCCCTTCGTGGTGGCCGTCAACCGCTTCAACGGCCACCAGCCCTATCCCACCGAGCAGATCCGCGGCGCCCTGGCCCTCCGCGACGAGGTCCACCTGTGCATGTTCGACGCCCGTGAGCGGGACTCCTGCCGCGACGTCCTCCTGGCCCTTGTCGACCGGGTCATCGCCGCCGCCATGCCCGCGCAGGTGCCTGAGTTGCCTGACGTGCCTCAGGCGCCGAGCGGGCCCCGGAGGCCGACGTGAGGTAGCGACGCACCCTCGGGGACATCGGCGTCACTCTCATAGGGCTCATACGGGAAGACGGCTGAAACTCATGGCACCCGCGGAAAGCGGGCCTGGAGGGTCCAGATCGCCGGGTTCTCGGCGAGGCCCTCGTGGAGGTCGGTGAGGTCGGCGATCAGGTCGTGCAGGAAGTCGCGGGCCTCACGGCGGAGTTCGGAGTGGGAGAAGGTCAGCGGTTCCTGGTCGCCCGGCATCCAGTCGGCCTCGACGTCCACCCACCCGAAGCGGCGCTCGAAGAGCATCCGGTCAGTCGACTCGGTGAAGTCCAGCTCCGCGTGCTGCGGCCGGGCGGCCCGGCTGCCGAGCGGGTCCTTGTCGAGCTGCTCCACGATGTCGCACAGCGCCCACCCGAAGTCGAGCACCGGCACCCATCCCCAGGCTGTGGACAGCTCCCGGTCCGCCTTGGTGTCGGCGAGATAGACGTCGCCGCAGAACAGGTCGTGCCGCAGCGCGTGGACGTCCGCGCGGCGGTAGTCGGTCTGCGGGGGGTCCGGGAAGCGGTTGGAGAGGGCATAGCCGATGTCGAGCACGTAGGTGATGGTGCCACGCCGGGGTCGGGTCGGGCTCGCGGAGGATGGCCCCGCGGGATCGGGTCTGCGGAGGATCGGGCCCGCGGAGGATCACCCCACGGAAAATCGGGCCGGAGGATCAGGCTCGCGGGCTTTGGCGCCCGGCCGGCTCAGGCGCGTGGCGGCCGAGCGCCATGTGCGCGGCGCAGCGCCGCGGGCCGACTGCGTCGACCTCTGCCGTCGAGCGGCGGGTGATGACGCTCGCGGGGGACAGGCCGACCGCGTCCTCGTAGGATCAAAGGCGTGCCCAAATCTTCCGCCCCCGTCCGCTTTACCCCGTCTCGGCCGCTGTCTCTGTCTTTGGCCCTGTCCCTGTGCCTGACGCTCGCTGTCGCCCTCGCCACGTGCGGTGGAGACGGGAGCGTGCACGGGAAGCCCGGAGCGTCCGGTGTCCGCGACCCGTACTTCCCGAAGCTGGGCAACGGCGGCTATGACGTCACCCACTACGGCCTGACGCTGTCGTACGACCCGAAGAGCAAGCACCTCAAGGGCGCGGCGGAGATCACGGCGAAGGCGACCCAGAACCTCAGCGCGTTCAACCTGGACCTCAAGGGCCTGGACGTGGAGAGCGTCACCGTCGACGGCAAAGACGCCCGATGGAACCACGCGGGCCAGGAGCTGACCGTGCGCCCGCACGACGACCTCGACAACGGGAAGACGTTTCGCGCGACGGTCCGCTACTCGGGCATGCCCGAGATGCTCGTCGACCCGGAGGCCTCGGACCCGGATTCCGCAAAGGAGGGCTGGCTGCGCACGGCCGACGGCGCCCTGGCCCTCGGCCAGCCCACCGGTTCGATGGCGTGGTTCCCCGGCAACCACCACCCCTCCGACAAGGCGTCGTACGACCTCACAATCACGGTCCCCAAGGGCGTACAGGCGGTTTCCAACGGAGAACTGAAGAGCGAGACCAAGTCGGCGGCGGGCCGTACGACGTACGTCTGGCACACGGCCGAACCGATGGCGAGCTACCTGGCGACGGTGGCGGTCGGCACGTACGAGATCACCCGTTCGACGACCAAGAACGGCCTGCCGGTGTATGTGGCCGTGGACCCCACGCAGGCCGAGGCGAGCGAGGAGGTGCTGGCGCGGATCCCCGAGTTCATGGAGTGGGCGGAGGGCAGGTTCGGCCCGTACCCCTTCTCCACGACCGGCGCGATCGTGGACCGCGGCGAAGATGTGGGCTACGCCCTGGAGACCCAGCACCGCTCCGTCTTCCCCGGCGCCCCCGACACCGAGCTGTTCATCCATG
This genomic interval from Streptomyces dengpaensis contains the following:
- a CDS encoding pentapeptide repeat-containing protein; the protein is MARRTTGGSGGGSGPGRARAAQTGAGVKAARRPAVRLPPLEPYEGCGLEPDGDYDGLEFREADFAGQDGGGARFMDCALTGCALDEARLRHARVLDSVLTGIRGVGTDLSESTLRDVELVDARLGGTQLHGSVLERVLIRGGKIDYLNLRTARLRDVVFQGCVLVEPDFGGARLERVEFVDCTLKGADLTAATLTDVDLRGAASLEIARGVDRLAGAVISPVQLMDLAPVLAAEMGIRVEG
- a CDS encoding nitrate- and nitrite sensing domain-containing protein, whose amino-acid sequence is MAAVWGGNTVQTLSEGLDLREQARLGRSTDPRLNDVRTQLETELRKSAAWLNDPAASPTELRAERTATDASIKSLRDLRHRIADAPAHVRTSLMPFLDALEQFPLRGLRQQIDNRTISDIEAIQKYQSLIALEIASAFSAWQVPQGSLVSDSQPLSMLIKIEQAIQLEDAVVSGALPSGQMSPAQRVAFMAPLGLQRSLMVDVGYIQSPADRAALAKITQSAEWQNLVKAENYLIAAPVNSRSGVPLSEISRLWRPALDRVESQFKDMIDASIQQLLSRQADTANSSLLHEGLLSLFGLLAVLFSAVLAWRVSSSLLHRMAGLRTATLELADNRLPDLVSRLNRGETVDVEAEAAALELDYGTDQVGQVAQAFNAVQRTGIRSAVDLVDARRGFQNAILIIARRTQNLVDRQLELLDRFERKHQEPDVLEDLYQLDSQASQLRRYEENLLIISGDRSSRRSVEPVPLPDVVRSAAGEVSEYQRVTVTADDEVNLVGTAVADVVHLVAELVENAVKFSPSICPVIVRAGSVGKGAAVEIEDRGIGMTEREYAAANRRLAEPPSFDLLALGDDSRLGMFVIAWLVNRRGLRVTLRPSAFGGTSAVVVIPEALLVRDAAHEGAQPDIPALRDVTAVRPTPSPEPADAAGRRTQPRSVVPPTPLYSTMANGDGDGDGSGNGNGDGKGNGDGDGSGNGDGDGNEQVPVGEQLPDALPPLPNRTPQASLAQELRHAPDSAVASDPSGGQVTTAERSARTMSAFQSGTARSRHRKE
- a CDS encoding roadblock/LC7 domain-containing protein — protein: MARNSAPSTDAPMDLLLTGLVQRVANVRHAVVFSDDGLVVSRSTSIGREEAERLAATSSGLMSLGRGICAEFDGGAVLQALIEMREGYLVLSSAGAGAHLAVIATANADVGVVAFEMNTLADSISELFGVAPRFPQATTDPSRSPENP
- a CDS encoding DUF742 domain-containing protein; the encoded protein is MRDGPGAGSGGPVGGRLVRLFTLTGGRTQPTRDVFTLITLVTAVEQSAHPVGRALQAEHLRILRLCPRPVAVVELAAQLDLPVSVLTIMLCDLLEVGLITARPPVQAAAASNGSPGIALLQRVRDGLARL
- a CDS encoding GTP-binding protein; translated protein: MPGSDTTPDAVKILISGGFGVGKTTMVTAISEIVPMRTEEELTVISPGVDDLTGVERKSTTTVALDFGRITLTSELVLYLFGTPGQQRFWFMWNDLAVGALGGVVLVDTRRLQTSFAAIDFFEKRGIPFVVAVNRFNGHQPYPTEQIRGALALRDEVHLCMFDARERDSCRDVLLALVDRVIAAAMPAQVPELPDVPQAPSGPRRPT
- a CDS encoding M1 family metallopeptidase, whose translation is MSLSLALSLCLTLAVALATCGGDGSVHGKPGASGVRDPYFPKLGNGGYDVTHYGLTLSYDPKSKHLKGAAEITAKATQNLSAFNLDLKGLDVESVTVDGKDARWNHAGQELTVRPHDDLDNGKTFRATVRYSGMPEMLVDPEASDPDSAKEGWLRTADGALALGQPTGSMAWFPGNHHPSDKASYDLTITVPKGVQAVSNGELKSETKSAAGRTTYVWHTAEPMASYLATVAVGTYEITRSTTKNGLPVYVAVDPTQAEASEEVLARIPEFMEWAEGRFGPYPFSTTGAIVDRGEDVGYALETQHRSVFPGAPDTELFIHELAHQWYGDSVTPESWRDMWLNEGFATYAEWLWQEDHGGRTAEEIFDSLYKGDYYDDPDDNKVLWSFPPPKPSGAAHISDLPVYDRGAMVVHKIRQTVGDDRFYDIIQGWTAAHRHGNADTDDFTAYVEKMAPDKDFGVIWSDWLYGEGKPAKP